From Anopheles coluzzii chromosome 3, AcolN3, whole genome shotgun sequence, the proteins below share one genomic window:
- the LOC120959553 gene encoding angiotensin-converting enzyme-like: MRIFSTVILAFALVCCVLGGKLVSVSDDELEARRYVEQVDEEILSRRNVGTEAEWAYESDINEDNLMVKNEVAAANAVFLKEVANTLNKYEYESFSDEDLKRKIRKLTKLGYSVLPEDTFAEMLDAINRMQENYAKVKVCDYRDNSKCDLALEPELTEIMATSRDPEELKYYWQQWYDAAGAPTRDDFQKYVDLNGVAARMNNYASGAEYWLSAYEDDTFEEQVDAVIEELRPLYEQIHANVRYQLRKYYGENVVSEKGPIPMHLLGNMWAQKWGNIADITSPFPDRQLLDVTEEMVRQGYNPIQMFEMGDKFFQSMNMTKLPATFWEKSILEKPDDGRDLVCHASAWEFSKTDDVRIKQCTRVTMEQFFTVHHELGHVQYFLQYQHLPSMYRDGANPGFHEAVGDVLSLSVSTPKHLEKIGLLKDYVEDEESKLNQFYGSALNKLVFLPFAYTLDKYRWGIFRGDIKPEEYNCKFWEMRSKFSGVEPPVVRSESDLDAPAKYHVSADVEYLRYFVSFIIQFQFHRAACEKAGEYVKGDPEKTLNNCDIYQSVEAGNAIKAMLELGSSKPWPDAMEVLTGERRMSADALIEYFRPLYDWLVIENERIGAHVGWENTTMCVS, from the exons ATGAGAATCTTTTCAACAGTGATATTAGCGTTCGCTTTAGTGTGTTGTGTCCTCGGTGGAAAGCTTGTGTCTGTTAGCGATGATGAGCTCGAGGCACGTCGCTACGTTGAGCAAGTCGATGAAGAAATTTTATCTCGTCGAAATGTTGGCACGGAAGCCGAATGGGCCTACGAGTCAGATATCAATGAGGATAATTTGATGGTGAAAAATGAGGTGGCTGCAGCGAATGCTGTGTTCCTGAAA GAAGTGGCCAACACGCTAAACAAGTACGAGTATGAAAGCTTCAGTGATGAGGATTTGAAGCGGAAAATCCGTAAGCTTACCAAGCTGGGCTATTCCGTGCTGCCGGAGGATACGTTTGCCGAAATGTTGGACGCGATCAATCGAATGCAGGAAAATTACGCAAAGGTAAAGGTGTGTGACTATCGCGATAACAGCAAGTGTGATTTGGCACTCGAGCCGGAGCTGACCGAGATTATGGCTACGAGTCGTGATCCGGAGGAGCTGAAGTACTATTGGCAGCAGTGGTACGATGCGGCTGGTGCACCAACGAGAGATGACTTTCAGAAATACGTTGATCTCAATGGAGTTGCGGCAAGAATGAACA ATTATGCATCGGGTGCGGAATATTGGCTAAGCGCGTACGAAGATGATACGTTTGAAGAGCAAGTCGATGCTGTGATCGAGGAGCTGCGTCCCCTGTACGAACAAATTCATGCCAACGTTCGTTACCAGCTGCGAAAGTATTATGGTGAGAATGTGGTGTCAGAGAAGGGACCAATTCCGATGCACTTGCTAGGCAACATGTGGGCACAGAAGTGGGGCAACATTGCAGATATTACCAGCCCATTCCCGGACCGTCAGCTGCTTGATGTGACGGAGGAGATGGTACGCCAAGGATACAACCCGATTCAGATGTTCGAAATGGGCGATAAGTTCTTCCAATCGATGAATATGACCAAGCTGCCAGC TACCTTCTGGGAGAAAAGTATTCTCGAAAAACCGGACGATGGTAGAGATCTGGTATGTCATGCCAGTGCCTGGGAGTTCTCGAAAACGGATGACGTGCGCATTAAGCAATGCACACGTGTAACGATGGAACAGTTTTTCACGGTGCACCACGAGCTGGGACATGTGCAGTACTTCTTGCAGTACCAGCACCTTCCAAGCATGTACCGTGATGGAGCTAATCCTGGCTTCCATGAGGCCGTCGGTGATGTTCTATCGTTGTCTGTTTCCACCCCGAAACATTTGGAAAAGATTGGACTGTTGAAGGACTACGTCGAAGATGAGGAATCGAAGCTGAACCAGTTTTATGGTTCTGCACTGAACAAACTGGTGTTCCTGCCGTTTGCTTACACCCTGGATAAGTACCGGTGGGGAATCTTCCGTGGTGATATCAAGCCCGAGGAGTATAACTGCAAGTTCTGGGAGATGCGCTCGAAGTTCTCGGGTGTTGAGCCTCCGGTAGTTCGTTCGGAATCAGATTTAGATGCACCGGCCAAGTACCACGTATCGGCTGATGTTGAGTATCTGCGATATTTCGTGTCATTCATCATTCAGTTCCAGTTCCACCGAGCTGCTTGCGAAAAGGCGGGAGAGTATGTGAAAGGAGACCCTGAGAAGACGTTGAACAACTGTGACATCTACCAGAGTGTTGAGGCGGGTAATGCCATCAAGGCTATGCTGGAGCTGGGATCATCGAAGCCGTGGCCAGATGCAATGGAGGTCCTTACTGGGGAGCGTCGCATGAGTGCCGATGCGTTGATTGAATACTTCCGGCCATTGTACGATTGGTTGGTGATAGAAAACGAACGCATTGGAGCACATGTCGGATGGGAAAATACCACAA TGTGCGTCTCATAG